The following are from one region of the Andrena cerasifolii isolate SP2316 chromosome 1, iyAndCera1_principal, whole genome shotgun sequence genome:
- the LOC143368128 gene encoding odorant receptor 13a-like encodes MTSASIINYQLEFGLRVFGIWPSSSYAILKIAIWTMLLSTSLVFQYWYCITRITSSNLVDVLDGLSLTLSNTLVLLKLIVIWFYNRTFRDIQATWSEDWSSNSSSRENKQIMIDKSILSSRITNFFIAYFGISFFLYVALALVSFGENNDESVSKTRQLLIRMEFPFEYTASPVYEFIVVVQFIFEAFIVYAAAASIALIAALMLHVGSQVDIFCQKLIELSNYSGKDKSQSLVIRDIVTRHQKIIRLSKNIEKVFTYISLGQFLLNISVICFISFVLVVSLNMEHGFALALKCFPYYIAINCEAFILCYTGEYLTSKGENITAAVYHFLWYNLKSEEARDILFIIMQSRSQLKLTAGKFVTLSLQTYANMLKTSASYVSVLYAMY; translated from the exons ATGACGTCTGCGAGTATAATTAATTACCAGCTTGAATTCGGTCTCCGTGTGTTCGGTATCTGGCCGAGTTCTTCGtatgcaattttgaaaattgctaTCTGGACAATGTTATTATCAACATCCCTAGTATTTCAATACTGGTACTGTATAACTCGCATCACATCAAGTAACTTAGTTGATGTATTAGACGGATTAAGTCTTACTTTATCGAATACACTTGTTCTTCTCAAGTTAATTGTTATTTGGTTTTATAATCG AACCTTTCGTGACATCCAGGCCACTTGGTCCGAAGATTGGAGTAGTAATTCCTCTTCTagagaaaataaacaaataatgaTAGATAAATCCATTTTATCTTCTCGTATTACGAATTTTTTCATTGCGTACTTTGGGATCAGCTTCTTTTTGTACGTAGCACTTGCGTTGGTATCATTTGGCGAGAATAACGATGAGTCAGTTTCCAAAACGAGACAATTATTAATTAGGATGGAATTTCCATTTGAGTATACAGCGTCTCCAGTTTACGAATTTATTGTAGTCgtacaatttatattcgaagCATTTATAGTTTACGCAGCAGCCGCATCGATAGCATTGATAGCAGCTCTA ATGTTACATGTTGGTAGTCAAGTCGACATATTTTGTCAAAAATTGATCGAATTATCTAATTATTCTGGTAAGGACAAATCGCAGAGTTTGGTAATAAGGGATATTGTTACTAGACACCAGAAAATTATACGTCTGTCCAAAAATATCGAGAAGGTTTTTACTTATATATCACTGGgacaatttttgttaaatatttcggTAATCTGTTTTATAAGCTTCGTCCTTGTAGTC TCTTTAAATATGGAACATGGATTCGCGTTAGCACTGAAATGTTTCCCTTATTACATCGCTATAAATTGCGAAGCATTCATACTTTGTTACACTGGTGAATATCTTACTTCGAAG GGCGAAAATATTACTGCTGCTGTATATCATTTCCTTTGGTACAATTTAAAATCCGAAGAGGCTCgtgatatattatttataataatgcaATCTCGATCGCAATTAAAACTCACAGCTGGAAAATTTGTGACTCTATCGTTACAGACATATGCTAAT ATGTTGAAAACTTCTGCTTCGTACGTCTCGGTTTTGTACGCAATGTATTAA
- the Etf-qo gene encoding electron transfer flavoprotein-ubiquinone oxidoreductase isoform X1, giving the protein MARAIFNPSNSLQRWQWMFQRAYSQEKFPKITTHYTVVPRETDSRWKDINMERYVDETDILIVGGGPAGLSAAVQAKKLAEKHGRELRVTVVEKASTIGGHILSGACLDPIALNELFPNWKELGAPLNTPVAHDKFAFLTEKGRISIPIIKGMPLCNHGNYIVRLGHVVAWLGQQAEAAGVELYPGYAAAEVLYHDDGSVKGIATNDVGIAKDGSPKDTFERGMELHAKCTIFAEGCHGHLTKQVSQKLNLRENCEPQSYGIGLKEIWEIDPKNHRPGTVEHTVGWPLKRDTYGGSFLYHLNEDTPLIAIGFVIGLDYSNPYLHPFKEFQRFKHHPSIRSILEGGKRVAYGARALVEGGIQCIPKLQFPGGCLVGCTAGFLNVPKIKGTHNAMKSGMLAAESAVEAIMDAESSPSPTKGLEPTTYTDKIENSWIYKELRAVRNVRPSFHTTLGIYGGLSYSAFTILIGGREPWTFSHNGPDCKKLKPASECTPIEYPKPDNEISFDLLSSVALTGTNHEADQPPHLTLADDTVPVKRNLAEFAGPESRFCPAGVYEFVPLESGEGERLQINAQNCIHCKTCDIKDPSQNINWVVPEGGGGPAYNGM; this is encoded by the exons ATGGCTCGTGCAATATTTAATCCATCCAATAGCC TACAGAGGTGGCAATGGATGTTCCAAAGAGCTTATTCCCAGGAAAAGTTTCCAAAAATCACCACTCATTATACAGTTGTGCCCAGGGAGACAGATTCACGATGGAAAG ATATAAACATGGAGAGATATGTAGATGAAACTGACATATTAATTGTTGGTGGCGGACCAGCTGGACTATCTGCTGCAGTTCAAGCAAAGAAGTTAGCAGAGAAACATGGAAGAGAACTTAGAGTTACCGTTGTTGAGAAAGCTTCCACTATTGGAGGTCATATTCTCAGCGGAGCTTGTTTAGACCCGATTGCTTTAAATGAACTATTTCCAAATTGGAAGGAATTGGGGGCGCCATTGAATACTCCTGTCGCACATGATAAATTTGCATTTCTCACTGAGAAAGGCAGAATATCAATACCAATTATAAAAGGAATGCCGTTGTGCAATCATGGGAATTACATAGTCAG ATTGGGTCACGTTGTAGCCTGGCTTGGACAACAAGCGGAAGCTGCTGGAGTAGAGTTATATCCTGGATACGCCGCGGCGGAAGTGCTTTATCACGATGATGGATCTGTTAAAGGAATAGCCACAAATGATGTTGGTATTGCTAAAGATGGTTCGCCGAAGGATACTTTTGAGCGCGGAATGGAATTGCATGCGAAATGTACAATTTTTGCAGAAGGTTGCCACGGACATCTTACAAAGCaggtttcgcagaaattaaatCTCAGGGAGAATTGTGAGCCTCAATCTTATGGTATTGGATTAAAAGAG ATCTGGGAGATTGATCCGAAGAACCACAGGCCAGGCACAGTCGAACATACAGTTGGTTGGCCATTAAAGAGAGATACGTACGGTGGTTCGTTTTTATATCACCTTAACGAAGATACACCTCTTATAGCTATAGGTTTCGTTATTGGACTAGATTACTCTAATCCTTACTTACATCCATTTAAAGAATTTCAAAGATTTAAACACCATCCGAGTATTAGATCCATACTTGAAGGAGGGAAAAG AGTTGCGTATGGTGCCCGAGCTTTAGTAGAAGGAGGCATCCAATGTATTCCAAAACTTCAGTTCCCTGGCGGTTGTCTCGTTGGTTGCACAGCAGGATTCCTAAATGTGCCAAAAATTAAAGGAACCCACAATGCTATGAAAAGCGGAATGCTCGCGGCAGAAAGTGCCGTAGAGGCTATAATGGATGCAGAAAGCAGTCCTTCGCCTACAAAAGGCTTAGAACCAACAACTTACACAGACAAGATAGAAAATAGTTGGATTTATAAGGAATTACGGGCTGTTAGAAATGTGAGACCAAGTTTTCACACAACTCTTGGTATTTATGGAGGCTTATCGTACTCTGCATTTACAATTTTAATTGGTGGAAGGGAACCATGGACTTTTTCTCACAATG GTCCAGATTGCAAGAAGTTGAAACCGGCGTCTGAATGTACACCAATCGAATATCCAAAACCAGATAATGAAATATCTTTCGATTTACTGTCTTCGGTGGCTCTTACCGGTACGAATCATGAAGCCGACCAGCCACCTCATCTTACATTGGCCGATGACACGGTTCCGGTAAAAAGAAATTTAGCAGAATTTGCTGGACCAGAAAGTCGATTCTGTCCTGCCG GTGTGTACGAGTTTGTACCATTAGAATCTGGAGAGGGAGAAAGACTGCAAatcaacgcacaaaattgcatcCATTGTAAAACATGTGATATTAAAGACCCAAGTCAAAATATTAACTGGGTTGTACCCGAAGGTGGAGGTGGGCCAGCTTACAATGGAATGTAA
- the Etf-qo gene encoding electron transfer flavoprotein-ubiquinone oxidoreductase isoform X2, giving the protein MFQRAYSQEKFPKITTHYTVVPRETDSRWKDINMERYVDETDILIVGGGPAGLSAAVQAKKLAEKHGRELRVTVVEKASTIGGHILSGACLDPIALNELFPNWKELGAPLNTPVAHDKFAFLTEKGRISIPIIKGMPLCNHGNYIVRLGHVVAWLGQQAEAAGVELYPGYAAAEVLYHDDGSVKGIATNDVGIAKDGSPKDTFERGMELHAKCTIFAEGCHGHLTKQVSQKLNLRENCEPQSYGIGLKEIWEIDPKNHRPGTVEHTVGWPLKRDTYGGSFLYHLNEDTPLIAIGFVIGLDYSNPYLHPFKEFQRFKHHPSIRSILEGGKRVAYGARALVEGGIQCIPKLQFPGGCLVGCTAGFLNVPKIKGTHNAMKSGMLAAESAVEAIMDAESSPSPTKGLEPTTYTDKIENSWIYKELRAVRNVRPSFHTTLGIYGGLSYSAFTILIGGREPWTFSHNGPDCKKLKPASECTPIEYPKPDNEISFDLLSSVALTGTNHEADQPPHLTLADDTVPVKRNLAEFAGPESRFCPAGVYEFVPLESGEGERLQINAQNCIHCKTCDIKDPSQNINWVVPEGGGGPAYNGM; this is encoded by the exons ATGTTCCAAAGAGCTTATTCCCAGGAAAAGTTTCCAAAAATCACCACTCATTATACAGTTGTGCCCAGGGAGACAGATTCACGATGGAAAG ATATAAACATGGAGAGATATGTAGATGAAACTGACATATTAATTGTTGGTGGCGGACCAGCTGGACTATCTGCTGCAGTTCAAGCAAAGAAGTTAGCAGAGAAACATGGAAGAGAACTTAGAGTTACCGTTGTTGAGAAAGCTTCCACTATTGGAGGTCATATTCTCAGCGGAGCTTGTTTAGACCCGATTGCTTTAAATGAACTATTTCCAAATTGGAAGGAATTGGGGGCGCCATTGAATACTCCTGTCGCACATGATAAATTTGCATTTCTCACTGAGAAAGGCAGAATATCAATACCAATTATAAAAGGAATGCCGTTGTGCAATCATGGGAATTACATAGTCAG ATTGGGTCACGTTGTAGCCTGGCTTGGACAACAAGCGGAAGCTGCTGGAGTAGAGTTATATCCTGGATACGCCGCGGCGGAAGTGCTTTATCACGATGATGGATCTGTTAAAGGAATAGCCACAAATGATGTTGGTATTGCTAAAGATGGTTCGCCGAAGGATACTTTTGAGCGCGGAATGGAATTGCATGCGAAATGTACAATTTTTGCAGAAGGTTGCCACGGACATCTTACAAAGCaggtttcgcagaaattaaatCTCAGGGAGAATTGTGAGCCTCAATCTTATGGTATTGGATTAAAAGAG ATCTGGGAGATTGATCCGAAGAACCACAGGCCAGGCACAGTCGAACATACAGTTGGTTGGCCATTAAAGAGAGATACGTACGGTGGTTCGTTTTTATATCACCTTAACGAAGATACACCTCTTATAGCTATAGGTTTCGTTATTGGACTAGATTACTCTAATCCTTACTTACATCCATTTAAAGAATTTCAAAGATTTAAACACCATCCGAGTATTAGATCCATACTTGAAGGAGGGAAAAG AGTTGCGTATGGTGCCCGAGCTTTAGTAGAAGGAGGCATCCAATGTATTCCAAAACTTCAGTTCCCTGGCGGTTGTCTCGTTGGTTGCACAGCAGGATTCCTAAATGTGCCAAAAATTAAAGGAACCCACAATGCTATGAAAAGCGGAATGCTCGCGGCAGAAAGTGCCGTAGAGGCTATAATGGATGCAGAAAGCAGTCCTTCGCCTACAAAAGGCTTAGAACCAACAACTTACACAGACAAGATAGAAAATAGTTGGATTTATAAGGAATTACGGGCTGTTAGAAATGTGAGACCAAGTTTTCACACAACTCTTGGTATTTATGGAGGCTTATCGTACTCTGCATTTACAATTTTAATTGGTGGAAGGGAACCATGGACTTTTTCTCACAATG GTCCAGATTGCAAGAAGTTGAAACCGGCGTCTGAATGTACACCAATCGAATATCCAAAACCAGATAATGAAATATCTTTCGATTTACTGTCTTCGGTGGCTCTTACCGGTACGAATCATGAAGCCGACCAGCCACCTCATCTTACATTGGCCGATGACACGGTTCCGGTAAAAAGAAATTTAGCAGAATTTGCTGGACCAGAAAGTCGATTCTGTCCTGCCG GTGTGTACGAGTTTGTACCATTAGAATCTGGAGAGGGAGAAAGACTGCAAatcaacgcacaaaattgcatcCATTGTAAAACATGTGATATTAAAGACCCAAGTCAAAATATTAACTGGGTTGTACCCGAAGGTGGAGGTGGGCCAGCTTACAATGGAATGTAA
- the LOC143378728 gene encoding uncharacterized protein LOC143378728 produces the protein MGDENYDDLRRRNIAERNAVFAEFFTDLKKETNEAKSIEKYTREEDTENLENEPPKKRRRIHFSFTDDESVTFKRLHTVSKRYNTRSRSKNLGNEDSNPSNDGEDEENEAKSKRHRLRVMFPWAKPQDRSIDLMKMKSDKDQEEGDEDENNDDSFEELQKKKNFNVNKSVYDPNSIPSVEEITQDMMDNVAERSTMKQYCKIRGTSCHQCRQKTMDTKTVCRSGECIGVRGQFCGPCLKGRYGEAAIEALKDPNWACPPCRGLCNCSICRTRSGLRPTGILAPVAQEEGYSSVMDYLQSTELDNT, from the exons ATGGGGGATGAAAATTACGACGATCTTCGGAGAAGGAATATCGCCGAAAGAAATGCTGTC TTTGCTGAATTTTTCACCGATCTCAAGAAAGAGACGAACGAGGCGAAAAGTATAGAGAAGTACACACGAGAAGAAGACACGGAGAATCTGGAAAATGAACCTCCGaagaaaagacgcagaattcaTTTTAGCTTTACTGATGACGAGAGCGTTACATTTAAACGATTGCACACCGTTAGTAAGCGATATAACACCAGGAGTAGATCGAAAAACCTGGGTAACGAAGACTCGAATCCTTCGAACGATGGAGAGGATGAAGAGAACGAGGCTAAGAGTAAGAGACATAGGTTGCGGGTTATGTTCCCCTGGGCGAAACCTCAAGACAGGTCCATCGACTTGATGAAAATGAAGTCTGACAAGGACCAGGAGGAAGGGGACGAAGATGAAAACAATGACGACTCTTTTGAAGaactacagaaaaaaaagaatttcaatgTAAATAAGTCTGTGTACGATCCAAATAGCATTCCATCTGTGGAAGAAATTACACAAGATATGATGGACAACGTGGCAGAAAGGAGTACTATGAAACAGTATTGCAAGATTCGGGGAACTAGCTGCCACCAATGCAGGCAGAAAACTATGGATACGAAGACAGTGTGTCGATCTGGAGAATGCATCGGAGTTAGGGGACAATTCTGCGGACCTTGCTTGAAGGGAAGATACGGGGAAGCTGCCATCGAAGCATTAAAAGACCCT AACTGGGCTTGTCCACCTTGTCGAGGGCTGTGTAATTGCAGCATATGTAGGACTAGGAGCGGTCTGCGCCCTACAGGAATCCTAGCGCCTGTGGCGCAAGAAGAAGGGTATTCGTCTGTTATGGACTACCTCCAGTCTACCGAACTCGACAACACGTAA
- the LOC143378717 gene encoding putative methyltransferase-like protein 25, translating into MYDKHFDNVLSFINTYHKLINCHVVDFITENLWEMCLPEALRLELERNEADCAYWTENESHPILNNFIRLTKSLSLQSCSIQINSKNLVDILPNVTHLDEHRHISTKPEFMNAKKLHEVESFGNIIGAIAASTDSLVIDAGAGKAYLSTFLAENHEVPVLAIDSSQLCCNGAICRQKKLKKKTMGSRNLVQYVVEEINETTDYVRMVNENFHDWKLDKNLIVTGLHTCGSLTHSIIRTFLATKDINLLCIVPCCYHLTNETFDERVEFSKNARMLAQQSIERSSGNKVISSSLFYRAILQVILSSMGIRDAKVGRGGPSHDFPTYARWAFSRIEVQSGKIPPAEKLENTYQFYLRLMKRFNIFQMLRVHIGRVLEAGIMLDRIIFLQKSNHCSKLAILRLFDPVLSPRHYGIIAIK; encoded by the exons ATGTACGATAAACACTTTGACAATGTTCTGAGCTTTATAAATACCTATCACAAATTAATAAACTGTCACGTAGTCGATTTTATCACTGAGAACTTGTGGGAGATGTGCTTGCCAGAAGCTTTAAGATTGGAGCTAGAGAGAAACGAAGCAGATTGTGCTTATTGGACGGAAAATGAGAGTCACCCTATCCTTAATAATTTCATAAGGCTGACAAAGTCTCTTTCTCTTCAATCATGTTCTATACAAATAAATTCAAAGAACCTCGTAGACATTCTACCAAATGTAACTCACTTGGATGAACACAGACACATTAGTACAAAGCCAGAATTCATGAATGCTAAGAAACTGCACGAGGTTGAATCTTTCGGAAACATAATTGGAGCAATAGCAGCGTCGACCGATAGCCTGGTAATAGATGCTGGCGCTGGTAAAGCCTATTTATCGACTTTCCTAGCAGAGAATCACGAAGTTCCTGTCCTTGCGATAGATTCCTCACAACTGTGTTGCAACGGAGCAATTTGTAGGcaaaagaaattaaagaagaaaacgaTGGGTTCTCGAAATTTG GTCCAATATGTAGTCGAggaaataaacgaaacaacggactACGTAAGAAtggtaaatgaaaattttcatgaCTGGAAGTTGGATAAGAATCTGATAGTAACCGGTTTACATACCTGTGGCTCTCTTACTCATTCGATTATTAGAACATTCTTAGCCACAAAAGACATTAATCTGCTGTGTATTGTGCCTTGTTGTTACCACTTGACAAACGAGACATTCGACGAGAGAGTTGAGTTCTCCAAGAACGCTAGAATGCTTGCCCAACAATCCATTGAAAGGAGCTCGGGGAATAAAGTGATATCTTCGTCGCTGTTCTACAGGGCAATCTTACAAGTGATCCTTTCTTCCATGG GTATTCGCGATGCTAAAGTAGGTCGCGGAGGACCTTCGCACGATTTCCCGACGTACGCTCGGTGGGCGTTCTCGAGAATTGAAGTACAATCAGGAAAG ATACCGCCTGcagagaagttagaaaatacCTATCAGTTCTATCTACGCCTAATGAAAAGatttaatattttccaaatGTTAAGGGTACACATCGGTCGTGTATTGGAAGCAGGCATTATGCTCgatagaataatatttttacagaaGAGCAATCATTGTTCTAAACTCGCAATACTGCGTCTATTCGATCCTGTTTTGTCGCCGAGGCATTACGGTATCATTGCGATAAAATAA
- the LOC143378737 gene encoding uncharacterized protein LOC143378737, with the protein MSDKEDIDVNKEFENLLFAEENAQNLGYKEGYETGKKRFVNGYHLGYHRASILGAQLGYYCGILEQYLSTSEANSGKAVDIAKGLLRDIDSFPRCNTETVDIERSMDDIRFKYAKFCSLTKICPSYPEAEQLDF; encoded by the coding sequence ATGTCTGATAAGGAGGATATTGATGTGAACAAGGAGtttgagaatttattatttgctgaAGAGAACGCTCAGAATTTAGGATACAAGGAAGGGTACGAAACAGGCAAAAAACGATTTGTAAATGGGTACCATCTCGGATATCACAGAGCTAGCATATTAGGCGCGCAGTTGGGATATTACTGTGGCATCTTGGAACAGTATTTAAGCACAAGCGAGGCTAATTCAGGGAAAGCTGTCGACATTGCGAAAGGACTTTTGCGAGACATTGACAGTTTTCCTAGATGTAATACTGAGACGGTAGATATAGAGAGAAGCATGGATGATATCAGGTTTAAGTATGCCAAGTTCTGCTCCCTAACAAAAATATGTCCATCATATCCGGAGGCAGAACAGCTTGACTTTTGA
- the Nd-ashi gene encoding NADH:ubiquinone oxidoreductase subunit ASHI, which yields MAVLKKFGELSSRLLARNGSLFYINRHYATEFEKYLQTIKPLGLRQMMPGPYPETEEERLMAAEKYGMHPAEYKPLPNDETGAGDYPDLPWQNVEARDPYYPWDFPAMRKNYEEPLHHQFDILGPDRFPYGVRQFMDPCKCSIFFVVFFLSSYCIIMMFGNTRPLQAKKQYPGKGIHYTFEPIK from the exons ATGGCTGTCTTGAAGAAATTCGGAGAGCTGTCCAGTAGATTATTGGCAAGAAATGGGTCTCTGTTTTACATTAACAGACACTACGCGACAGAGTTTGAGAAATATTTACAGACCATTAAAC CTTTGGGATTGAGGCAAATGATGCCAGGCCCTTACCCGGAAACAGAAGAAGAGAGACTTATGGCTGCAGAAAAGTATGGTATGCATCCAGCTGAGTATAAGCCGCTTCCAAATGATGAGACCGGTGCTGGAGATTATCCGGACTTGCCATGGCAAAATGTTGAAGCTCGAGATCCCTATTACCCATGGGATTTTCCTGCTATGAGAAAAAACTACGAAGAGCCG TTGCATCACCAATTTGACATATTAGGGCCAGATCGCTTTCCCTATGGTGTCCGACAATTTATGGATCCTTGTAAATGTTCCATATTTTTTGTAgtcttcttcctttcttcttaTTGTATCATTATGATGTTTGGAAATACTAGACCATTGCAGGCAA AGAAGCAGTATCCCGGGAAAGGAATTCATTACACTTTTGAACcaataaaataa
- the LOC143369801 gene encoding FK506-binding protein 15 produces the protein MNMTSGNQLPNLDKIFRDDDEPDFIPSGGSNLAVIFGLQVKPTDSHSSSKQHTLKKPSSPRNVTQTVLSKTEVIIAKAVHAFKLQNGVYVPIGKVGMALTGNNGAKVYEIILYKNKHEYISTVTITHDFLYIMQPNNYSSYYDNNKDNWSILFEDNDVCIEFAREIGLARYFSKVGKIENVLHQDLSPINKDVVAKEGDNLSIRYHISPEITQPLKSNTTAMQTMPVQISMDDNWEKTLIGSSKGLKRILFLPPTEQISLGPGFPKEKDVVMEIEIIDIQAPEETSYAHKTTSGKASIISRMAKMGQSMLPRIPTSTTTDSEDTEDDTPHKLPHHKKVEPLEEGSQKECSSQESVDETPKNTQKLSKPKNDVPVTNTTCKPFLSTATFTPQWSPTQMQPNFVTSDGQVYLLQPQNVTPTISSSMIDPGLNMLLSETRMTNTELRMGMSKIADNVQKLLDKFHVLELQNATSPIKDKTALDATLKMLLTMSASQSEENDSQSQKSTDARVTDNSVKISTMKNRISALEKELQESKETLSANAEYIKNLEVQNESLTQTNENLYKRVKELNTSLTDVNNVLAKTRKDVEEINSTHKERKGILENKISNLLKQCDSLTSASFTSTKENDSKNKEIKHVMNQIYHSLLDKFVNESYPTIYIKSTIASTIKNVTLQILYNVSKESNKEAKPVSDRIIETDTSKTADTELEKSDSSNSTIQLPKQTEVLENANISPVLLQDEPPPIPPIDTEDNSDWLH, from the exons ATGAACATGACTTCAGGAAACCAATTACCCAATCTCGATAAGATATTCCGTGATGACGACGAACCAGATTTTATACCGTCAGGAGG ATCCAATTTGGCTGTTATTTTTGGGCTACAAGTTAAACCAACAGACAGTCACTCTTCGTCGAAGCAACATACTCTTAAGAAACCAAGCAGTCCTCGTAACGTAACTCAAACTGTTTTAAGCAAAACGGAAGTCATAATAGCTAAAGCAGTGCATGCATTCAAACT ACAAAATGGAGTTTACGTACCTATTGGCAAAGTCGGTATGGCACTTACGGGGAACAATGGGGCGAAAGTATACGagattattttatacaaaaacaaGCACGAATATATATCTACCGTTACTATAACTcatgattttttatatataatgcaaCCAAATAATTATTCAAGTTATTACGATAACAATAAGGATAATTGGTCAATTTTATTCGAAGACAATGATGTGTGTATAGAATTTGCAAGAGAAATAGGATTAGCtcgatatttttcaaaagtTGGGAAGATAGAAAACGTGCTTCACCAAGATTTGTCACCAATTAACAAGGATGTAGTAGCAAAAGAGGGAGACAATCTATCTATCAGATATCATATTTCTCCGGAAATAACGCAGCCACTTAAAAGCAATACCACAGCAATGCAAACAATGCCAGTTCAAATATCTATGGATGATAATTGGGAGAAGACACTTATAGGAAGCAGTAAAggattgaaaagaattttattcttaCCCCCTACTGAACAG ATTAGTCTCGGTCCAGGGTTTCCCAAAGAGAAAGATGTTGTGATGGAAATAGAAATAATAGATATACAAGCACCCGAGGAAACTAGTTACGCGCATAAAACTACATCCGGCAAAGCTTCTATCATATCGCGAATGGCAAAAATGGGCCAGTCTATGTTGCCAAGAATTCCTACGTCTACTACTACAGACTCGGAAGATACCGAG GATGATACGCCGCATAAGTTACCCCATCATAAAAAA GTGGAGCCATTAGAGGAAGGATCTCAAAAGGAATGTTCGTCGCAAGAATCAGTGGACGAAACACCAAAAAACACGCAGAAACTATCGAAACCGAAAAATGATGTGCCTGTAACAAATACTACTTGCAAACCCTTCCTTTCTACAGCCACATTTACTCCGCAGTGGTCTCCCACACAAATGCAG CCAAATTTTGTTACTTCGGATGGCCAAGTGTATTTGTTACAGCCACAAAATGTAACTCCAACAATATCATCGTCAATGATTGATCCAGGGTTAAACATGTTGTTATCTGAAACTAGAATGACAAACACGGAGCTCAGAATGGGAATGTCTAAGATAGCTGACAATGTGCAGAAGTTGCTCGATAAG TTTCATGTTCTTGAACTTCAAAATGCAACGTCTCCTATAAAAGATAAAACAGCTTTGGATGCTACTTTAAAAATGCTATTAACCATGAGTGCATCTCAGAGTGAAGAAAATGATAGTCAGTCTCAGAAAAGTACTGATGCCAGAGTTACTGATAATTCCGTAAAAATCAGTACAATGAAAAACAGAATAAGTGCTTTAGAGAAAGAATTGCAGGAGTCAAAAG AAACATTAAGCGCCAATGCGGAGTATATAAAAAATCTCGAGGTTCAAAACGAATCTTTAACACAGACTAACGAAAATTTGTATAAACGTGTTAAGGAATTAAATACATCTTTAACCGATGTAAATAATGTACTCGCGAAGACTAGAAAGGATGTAGAAGAAATTAATAGCAcacacaaagaaagaaaagggatATTAGAGAATAAAATCTCCAATCTTCTCAAGCAATGCGATAGTCTAACATCTGCAAGTTTTACGAGTACAAAGGAA AATGACAGTAAAAACAAAGAAATCAAACACGTAATGAACCAAATTTATCATTCTCTGTTAGATAAATTTGTGAATGAATCCTACCctaccatttatataaaatcgacaaTAGCAAGTACAATAAAG AATGTTACATTACAAATTCTCTATAACGTTAGCAAAGAAAGCAATAAGGAAGCAAAACCAGTGTCTGATCGAATTATAGAAACTGATACATCAAAAACTGCCGACACAGAATTAGAAAAATCTGATTCAAGTAATTCTACAATCCAGTTACCAAAACAGACCGAAGTTTTAGAAAATGCCAAT ATATCGCCAGTATTACTGCAAGACGAACCGCCACCCATTCCTCCGATTGATACTGAAGACAACAGCGATTGGTTACATTAA